A genomic region of Elaeis guineensis isolate ETL-2024a chromosome 9, EG11, whole genome shotgun sequence contains the following coding sequences:
- the LOC105036725 gene encoding uncharacterized protein: protein MALSLRLRRALVLSSSLLRSRPFSSIASSSSPPLPVSPPRAAPALLGNSSIRPHYCIQSLSFRSSAMVSDRWADGGEERKISPDEILFEGCDYNHWLITMDFPKDPAPTREEMIETYIQTLAKVVGSVEEAKKRMYALSTTTYTGFQAVMTEEMSEKFRGLPGVVFILPDSYIDPVNKEYGGDKYENGVITPRPPPIQYGRQGRPRNQNRYDRPNYNRPPPQGNLPPGNPGYVQGDGRNYAPQQNYSQGGPDGRGYGPPGGRDFPPGERREFGQGERRDYAPAGGRDGYQGELRDPMPSYQRDFNQGDRGNFGPSEQRNFPQGQGRDYRYGGSPGFGNYGQNPGPGYGDYRQGSGPSYSGQGYGGDNRQGAGPGYGADHRQGGGSSYGQSHPGLVEGQPQPWQGQS from the exons ATGGCGCTCTCTCTCCGCCTCCGCCGAGCCCTTGTCCTATCCTCCTCCCTCCTTAGAAGTCGTCCCTTCTCCTCCATCGCCTCGTCTTCTTCCCCTCCTCTCCCTGTCTCGCCGCCCCGCGCCGCCCCGGCGCTCCTCGGAAACTCTAGCATTCGGCCCCATTATTGCATCCAGTCTCTCTCGTTCCGGTCGTCGGCGATGGTCTCTGACCGCTGGGCGGACGGCGGCGAGGAGAGGAAGATATCGCCGGACGAGATTTTGTTCGAGGGTTGCGATTACAACCATTGGCTTATCACAATGGACTTCCCCAAGGACCCCGCTCCCACCCGCGAGGAGATGATCGAGACCTACATCCAGACCCTCGCCAAGGTCGTCGGCAG TGTGGAGGAGGCGAAGAAAAGAATGTATGCATTAAGCACCACAACCTACACTGGTTTTCAAGCTGTAATGACTGAAGAAATGTCGGAAAAATTTCGAG GTTTGCCTGGAGTTGTCTTTATTTTGCCGGACTCATATATTGATCCAGTAAACAAGGAGTATGGAG GAGACAAATATGAGAATGGTGTTATCACTCCAAGGCCTCCTCCAATTCAATATGGAAGGCAAGGAAGACCGAGAAACCAAAACAGGTATGACCGGCCAAATTATAACAGGCCGCCACCACAAGGAAACCTGCCACCTGGGAACCCAGGCTATGTTCAAGGAGATGGAAGAAATTATGCTCCACAGCAGAACTATAGCCAGGGTGGACCAGATGGAAGGGGCTATGGTCCACCTGGAGGTAGAGATTTTCCTCCTGGAGAGAGAAGGGAATTTGGGCAAGGTGAACGAAGGGATTATGCACCGGCTGGGGGAAGAGATGGTTACCAGGGAGAACTGAGAGATCCCATGCCTTCGTATCAAAGAGATTTTAACCAAGGAGATCGAGGTAATTTTGGCCCTTCAGAGCAGAGGAACTTCCCACAAGGACAGGGAAGAGATTATAGATATGGTGGCTCCCCTGGTTTTGGAAATTATGGGCAAAATCCAGGCCCTGGTTATGGAGATTACAGACAGGGATCGGGTCCTAGTTACAGCGGACAAGGTTATGGTGGGGATAACAGACAAGGAGCAGGACCTGGATATGGGGCAGATCATAGGCAGGGAGGAGGTTCCAGTTATGGGCAGAGCCACCCTGGTCTTGTCGAAGGACAACCACAGCCGTGGCAG GGGCAGTCTTAA
- the LOC105051724 gene encoding methylthioribose-1-phosphate isomerase isoform X2: MDQGVEWLRWLASTSAYMRNAIRDMVVRGAPAIAIAAALSLAVEVFNLDFAGTSGDAASFLVKKLEYLVSSRPTAVNLSDASTKLQNIVSKTAKTATEAKTVFQAYIDAAETMLTDDVADNKAIGFHGASFLPCQLKDSGKLSVLTHCNTGSLATAGYGTALGVIRALHAGGSLETAFCTETRPFNQGSRLTAFELVHDEIPATLITDSAAAALMKAGRVNAVIVGADRIAANGDTANKIGTYSLAVSASYHGIPFYVAAPITSIDLSLSSGQQIVIEERSPKELLCSDGGLGKQVAASGIAVWNPAFDITPANLMTAIITEKGVITKATADAFDIKGFIQKAQGNDIE, from the exons ATGGATCAAGGGGTCGAATGGCTCAGATGGTTGGCCTCCACCTCCGCATACATGAG gaaTGCAATTAGGGATATGGTTGTCCGTGGTGCACCTGCAATTGCGATAGCGGCAGCCCTCTCCTTAGCTGTAGAAGTGTTTAACCTTGATTTTGCTGGGACATCAGGGGATGCAGCTTCTTTCCTTGTCAAGAAATTGGAGTACCTTGTTTCTAG CCGACCAACCGCTGTAAATCTATCAGATGCTTCAACAAAACTTCAAAATATTGTGTCAAAGACTGCCAAGACTGCTACTGAGGCCAAAACTGTTTTTCAG GCATATATTGATGCTGCTGAAACCATGCTTACTGATGATGTTGCTGATAACAAAGCAATTGGGTTTCATGGAGCTAGCTTTCTTCCATGCCAGCTAAAAGACTCAGGAAAGCTGTCTGTTTTAACTCATTGTAACACTGGCAG TCTTGCAACTGCTGGATATGGAACTGCATTGGGGGTTATCCGTGCCCTTCATGCTGGAGGATCTTTAGAAACAGCCTTCTGCACTGAAACACGACCATTTAACCAG GGATCCAGGCTCACAGCCTTTGAATTAGTTCATGATGAGATACCTGCAACTTTGATAACAGATTCTGCTGCTGCTGCACTGATGAAAGCTGGCCGTGTTAATGCAGTCATTGTGGGGGCTGATCGTATTGCTGCAAATG GTGATACTGCCAACAAAATTGGAACCTACAGCCTTGCTGTTTCTGCATCATATCATGGGATACCATTTTATGTGGCAGCACCTATAACTTCTATTGATCTCTCACTTTCATCTGGGCAACAAATTGTTATAGAGGAAAGATCACCGAAAGAGTTGTTATGTTCTGATGGAGGACTTGGAAAGCAAGTAGCTGCATCTGGGATTGCTGTCTGGAACCCAGCATTTGATATTACCCCAGCTAATCTGATGACAGCTATTATAACAGAAAAG GGTGTCATCACAAAGGCCACTGCCGATGCTTTTGATATAAAGGGTTTTATACAGAAAGCACAAGGTAACGACATCGAATAG
- the LOC105051724 gene encoding methylthioribose-1-phosphate isomerase isoform X1: protein MRAGAPRLSSISWCFRLASEFGVLMAVESNGKSDSLQSICYERGSLRLLDQRRLPRETVYLDVRDATDGWNAIRDMVVRGAPAIAIAAALSLAVEVFNLDFAGTSGDAASFLVKKLEYLVSSRPTAVNLSDASTKLQNIVSKTAKTATEAKTVFQAYIDAAETMLTDDVADNKAIGFHGASFLPCQLKDSGKLSVLTHCNTGSLATAGYGTALGVIRALHAGGSLETAFCTETRPFNQGSRLTAFELVHDEIPATLITDSAAAALMKAGRVNAVIVGADRIAANGDTANKIGTYSLAVSASYHGIPFYVAAPITSIDLSLSSGQQIVIEERSPKELLCSDGGLGKQVAASGIAVWNPAFDITPANLMTAIITEKGVITKATADAFDIKGFIQKAQGNDIE from the exons ATGAGAGCCGGGGCTCCCCGGCTCTCTTCCATCTCTTGGTGCTTCCGCTTAGCATCAGAATTCGGCGTTCTGATGGCGGTCGAATCCAATGGCAAGAGCGATTCTCTGCAGTCCATCTGCTACGAGCGCGGATCCCTTCGCCTCCTGGACCAg AGAAGGCTTCCTCGAGAGACCGTGTACTTGGATGTCCGGGATGCCACCGATGGATG gaaTGCAATTAGGGATATGGTTGTCCGTGGTGCACCTGCAATTGCGATAGCGGCAGCCCTCTCCTTAGCTGTAGAAGTGTTTAACCTTGATTTTGCTGGGACATCAGGGGATGCAGCTTCTTTCCTTGTCAAGAAATTGGAGTACCTTGTTTCTAG CCGACCAACCGCTGTAAATCTATCAGATGCTTCAACAAAACTTCAAAATATTGTGTCAAAGACTGCCAAGACTGCTACTGAGGCCAAAACTGTTTTTCAG GCATATATTGATGCTGCTGAAACCATGCTTACTGATGATGTTGCTGATAACAAAGCAATTGGGTTTCATGGAGCTAGCTTTCTTCCATGCCAGCTAAAAGACTCAGGAAAGCTGTCTGTTTTAACTCATTGTAACACTGGCAG TCTTGCAACTGCTGGATATGGAACTGCATTGGGGGTTATCCGTGCCCTTCATGCTGGAGGATCTTTAGAAACAGCCTTCTGCACTGAAACACGACCATTTAACCAG GGATCCAGGCTCACAGCCTTTGAATTAGTTCATGATGAGATACCTGCAACTTTGATAACAGATTCTGCTGCTGCTGCACTGATGAAAGCTGGCCGTGTTAATGCAGTCATTGTGGGGGCTGATCGTATTGCTGCAAATG GTGATACTGCCAACAAAATTGGAACCTACAGCCTTGCTGTTTCTGCATCATATCATGGGATACCATTTTATGTGGCAGCACCTATAACTTCTATTGATCTCTCACTTTCATCTGGGCAACAAATTGTTATAGAGGAAAGATCACCGAAAGAGTTGTTATGTTCTGATGGAGGACTTGGAAAGCAAGTAGCTGCATCTGGGATTGCTGTCTGGAACCCAGCATTTGATATTACCCCAGCTAATCTGATGACAGCTATTATAACAGAAAAG GGTGTCATCACAAAGGCCACTGCCGATGCTTTTGATATAAAGGGTTTTATACAGAAAGCACAAGGTAACGACATCGAATAG